A stretch of DNA from Verrucomicrobiia bacterium:
AAGTATGCGCACGTGTTTGACGAAGTGCGAGTCCCCTACCCCAAGAGCGCCTTCCAGCTGTCCGACAAGCCCAAGTGGTATCGCGACCGGCTAAACACCTGGCATGGCATCTACGGGCCACTCTTTGAATGGCGGAAGGAATTCCCCAATGACAAGCCCGAGGGAGTGAAAGACTTTGAGAACATGATCCATGGCTACTGGGGCGTCATACTCAGTGTGGATGACAGCGTGGGAGCACTGACGAAGCATCTGGAGGAAAGTGGCCAACTGGACAACACCATCATCGTCTTCATGGGCGACAACGGACTGCTCAATGGGGAAAACGGCATGGTGGACAAGCGCGCCATGCACGATGCCAGCATCCGCATCCCCCTGCTGGTGCGCTATCCCAGGATGGCTCCAGTGGAGAAGCCCAAGGTCATCACCGAGCAGGTGCTGACCCTGGACGTGGCTCCCAGCCTGCTGGACCTGTGTGGAGCCGCACCATTGTCCGCCGCTCAGGGCAAGTCCTGGGTGAAGCTGGTAAAGGCAGGAGACAAGAAATGGCGCAGCGCATGGTTCTATGAGTATAACTACGAGAAGCAGTTCCCCTATACGCCCAACATCCGGGGGATTCGCACCAACAACTGGAAGCACATCCACTACCCTCATGGCGATGACGGCGAAGAC
This window harbors:
- a CDS encoding sulfatase/phosphatase domain-containing protein: KYAHVFDEVRVPYPKSAFQLSDKPKWYRDRLNTWHGIYGPLFEWRKEFPNDKPEGVKDFENMIHGYWGVILSVDDSVGALTKHLEESGQLDNTIIVFMGDNGLLNGENGMVDKRAMHDASIRIPLLVRYPRMAPVEKPKVITEQVLTLDVAPSLLDLCGAAPLSAAQGKSWVKLVKAGDKKWRSAWFYEYNYEKQFPYTPNIRGIRTNNWKHIHYPHGDDGEDRHMAELYNLKTDPGETQNLISIPAHDAKKRELQVQLAVLMDEAGIEEDKMPLDEGVKKELPEAKIR